One window of Thermacetogenium phaeum DSM 12270 genomic DNA carries:
- a CDS encoding Mrp/NBP35 family ATP-binding protein — protein MSENCNQSCSSCSEDCAERKEQKTDFSEKLHEMSSVKKVIGVVSGKGGVGKSLVTSMLAVTMNRMNYHTAILDADITGPSIPKAFGIREKASGSEFGLFPVKTKTGIDIMSVNLLLENDTDPVVWRGPIIAGTVKQFWTDVIWSDVDFMFIDMPPGTGDVPLTVFQSIAVDGIIVVTSPQELVSMIVSKAVNMAEMMNIPIIGLVENMSYFRCPDNGKDYQIFGESHIEEIADKHNLKVLAKLPIDPKISTACDKGMIELFDGNWLESVAKILEKMEEK, from the coding sequence ATGAGCGAAAATTGCAATCAAAGCTGTAGCAGTTGTTCGGAGGACTGCGCAGAAAGAAAAGAACAAAAAACAGATTTCTCCGAGAAGCTGCATGAGATGAGCAGTGTAAAAAAGGTCATCGGTGTTGTCAGCGGTAAAGGCGGAGTTGGAAAATCACTTGTCACTTCCATGCTTGCGGTTACCATGAACAGGATGAACTATCATACTGCCATTCTTGATGCGGACATTACCGGGCCTTCTATCCCAAAAGCCTTTGGTATCAGGGAGAAAGCCTCGGGCAGCGAATTTGGCCTATTCCCTGTTAAAACAAAGACTGGGATTGATATTATGTCTGTAAATTTGCTTTTGGAAAATGATACGGATCCGGTTGTCTGGAGAGGGCCGATTATTGCCGGTACAGTAAAGCAGTTTTGGACAGATGTTATTTGGAGCGATGTAGATTTTATGTTCATCGATATGCCGCCGGGCACCGGCGATGTTCCCCTTACGGTATTTCAGTCCATTGCTGTTGACGGGATTATCGTTGTGACCTCACCGCAGGAACTTGTATCCATGATTGTTTCAAAGGCTGTTAATATGGCTGAGATGATGAATATCCCTATTATCGGTCTGGTAGAAAACATGTCCTATTTTAGATGTCCCGATAACGGCAAGGACTATCAGATATTTGGCGAAAGTCACATTGAAGAAATTGCAGATAAACATAATTTAAAAGTTCTTGCAAAATTACCTATTGACCCCAAAATTTCAACCGCTTGTGACAAGGGTATGATAGAGCTTTTCGATGGCAATTGGCTTGAGTCGGTTGCAAAAATATTAGAAAAAATGGAGGAAAAGTAA
- a CDS encoding rubredoxin has protein sequence MAKYICSVCGFVYDEAKGIPDAGIAAGTRWEDLPEDWVCPLCGATKSEFEKQGESDMTPKKEPISVIESPVDMKEMSPLEVSALCTNLARGCEKQYKPEEATLFNELAGYFKSVSAPTEDPHFSKLLDLIEKDLKQGFPNANAVATDAKDRGALRALVWSEKVTRILKSIISRYQKEGDAMLENTGVYVCTICGFVYIGDKLPEVCPVCKVPNWKFEKIEGRQ, from the coding sequence ATGGCAAAATACATATGTTCCGTATGTGGATTTGTCTACGACGAAGCAAAAGGCATTCCCGATGCAGGCATTGCTGCGGGTACAAGGTGGGAAGACCTGCCTGAGGATTGGGTCTGTCCGCTATGTGGTGCGACAAAATCCGAATTTGAGAAACAGGGTGAATCAGATATGACCCCGAAAAAGGAGCCGATATCTGTAATTGAGTCACCTGTAGATATGAAGGAGATGTCCCCCTTAGAAGTTAGTGCACTTTGCACGAATCTTGCACGTGGGTGTGAAAAACAGTACAAGCCCGAAGAAGCAACTCTATTTAATGAACTGGCTGGTTATTTTAAATCGGTATCAGCACCGACCGAAGACCCGCATTTCAGTAAGCTACTTGACCTTATTGAAAAGGACCTTAAGCAGGGCTTCCCAAATGCCAATGCTGTGGCAACTGATGCAAAGGATAGAGGTGCGCTCCGTGCTCTTGTCTGGAGCGAGAAGGTAACTCGGATTTTGAAATCTATTATAAGTAGATATCAAAAAGAGGGCGACGCAATGTTGGAGAATACAGGCGTTTATGTCTGTACTATCTGCGGATTTGTGTACATAGGAGATAAGCTGCCGGAGGTTTGCCCTGTTTGCAAGGTACCCAATTGGAAATTTGAAAAGATTGAGGGGAGGCAATAA
- a CDS encoding nucleotidyltransferase family protein, with translation MNFGLPEHILQAILKELKKRENITRAVIFGSRAANNYQYNSDIDLAVYCEGKLPSGLWVDLDEAAGIYKVDLVDMDSHLDEKLRRRIEEQGVEIYRRR, from the coding sequence ATGAATTTCGGACTGCCGGAGCATATCCTGCAGGCAATTCTCAAAGAACTGAAGAAGAGGGAAAACATAACCCGTGCGGTCATCTTCGGATCCCGGGCGGCGAATAATTATCAATACAATTCTGATATCGATCTGGCCGTCTACTGTGAGGGGAAGCTGCCCTCCGGGCTGTGGGTGGATTTGGACGAGGCGGCGGGGATCTACAAAGTCGATTTGGTGGACATGGACAGCCACCTGGATGAAAAGCTGCGTCGGCGCATCGAGGAGCAAGGGGTGGAGATTTACAGGCGCCGCTAG
- a CDS encoding P-loop NTPase family protein: protein MARFLVPRPRVMLLDEPLNGMDTALKEKMLPEFRKALKAAGVPVLFVTHDAGEAELIADSFAVITGGRVYSVNGCREAFELMRNHS from the coding sequence TTGGCCCGCTTCCTTGTTCCTCGCCCCCGGGTTATGCTCCTGGACGAGCCGTTAAATGGAATGGATACGGCGCTCAAGGAGAAAATGCTCCCTGAGTTCAGAAAGGCGCTGAAGGCAGCAGGTGTCCCGGTTCTCTTCGTAACCCATGATGCAGGAGAAGCAGAATTGATAGCAGACAGTTTTGCGGTGATCACCGGCGGTCGGGTGTATTCAGTGAACGGCTGCCGGGAAGCCTTCGAGCTGATGCGCAACCACAGCTGA
- a CDS encoding SPL family radical SAM protein: MLVTEKECRSALSRCGIPGIDYCLNPYTGCGHGCLYCYASFMKRFCDIPEEWGSFVQVKVNFADRLNAELRKGKRGRVILSSVTDPYQPVERKYRLTRSCLELLSGTDLAVEILTKSDLVLRDLDLLKKLPRIEVGLTITTTDPRLARLLEPGAAPPERRFQALARLAAAGIRTWIFISPVVPGLADTEENLATILKKAKAAGVPEVSYDPLNFYPAAVSNLRAVIRRHRPEARLLFEAACRAPYCYRERLRSLAAEIWPAYGYEPELP, translated from the coding sequence GTGCTGGTTACCGAAAAGGAATGCCGCAGCGCTTTGAGCCGCTGTGGTATTCCCGGCATCGATTACTGTCTCAATCCTTATACGGGGTGCGGTCACGGTTGTCTCTACTGTTACGCCAGTTTTATGAAAAGATTTTGTGACATCCCGGAGGAATGGGGTTCCTTCGTGCAGGTCAAGGTGAATTTCGCAGATCGTCTTAACGCGGAGCTGCGCAAGGGCAAACGCGGGCGTGTCATCCTCTCCAGTGTTACCGATCCCTATCAGCCTGTAGAAAGAAAATACCGCCTGACACGCTCCTGCCTGGAACTGCTCTCAGGGACGGACCTGGCCGTCGAGATCCTCACCAAATCCGACCTGGTGCTCCGGGATCTCGACCTTTTAAAAAAGCTCCCCCGGATAGAGGTAGGACTGACGATCACCACCACCGACCCCCGGCTGGCCAGACTGCTGGAGCCGGGAGCAGCTCCCCCCGAGCGCCGCTTCCAGGCGCTCGCCCGTCTTGCCGCAGCGGGGATCAGGACGTGGATCTTCATCTCTCCGGTAGTGCCCGGTCTGGCCGATACCGAGGAAAACCTGGCCACCATTCTCAAAAAAGCAAAAGCGGCCGGCGTCCCCGAAGTCAGCTACGACCCCTTAAATTTTTACCCAGCGGCCGTATCCAATCTCAGGGCCGTGATCCGCAGGCACCGACCGGAAGCGCGCCTCCTTTTTGAGGCAGCCTGCCGCGCCCCTTATTGCTATCGGGAGCGCCTGCGGAGCCTGGCGGCAGAAATCTGGCCTGCATACGGATATGAGCCGGAATTACCATAA
- a CDS encoding ABC transporter permease subunit codes for MFFFYKNVGVITARILVSGVDQMEREVIDVARTLGDNTAQAYFRVVLPTMGEALFSGFILGFSRSISEFAAVIMFGGNLPGSTQVLASYVFTKVEVGELDMAVTAAVFCVLLSLLIVSLLGFRRVKHA; via the coding sequence GTGTTCTTCTTTTACAAGAACGTCGGCGTCATAACTGCACGGATACTGGTATCGGGTGTCGATCAGATGGAGAGAGAGGTCATCGATGTAGCACGGACTCTGGGGGATAACACTGCTCAGGCCTATTTCCGTGTTGTTTTGCCGACGATGGGGGAAGCCCTGTTTTCCGGTTTTATCCTGGGTTTTTCCCGCTCTATTAGTGAGTTTGCCGCAGTTATTATGTTCGGTGGTAACCTGCCCGGTTCCACTCAGGTGCTGGCGTCTTATGTCTTTACCAAAGTAGAAGTAGGGGAGCTGGACATGGCGGTAACAGCAGCTGTTTTTTGTGTTTTACTCTCCCTGTTAATTGTGTCATTGCTCGGTTTCAGGAGGGTTAAACATGCTTAA
- a CDS encoding MBL fold metallo-hydrolase — MKENKKAEVFLHRLAFEKHYAIRPNDELEFIGLDEELNQNKQIILTSDRFFINSGIQVFSNIVQKEPRPKSNSGLLKEYKGQTIADIFAHEQNLVVEEDGKTLLVTGCAHNGIINILEHFHTLKGRMPGYVIGGFHLSSRSGGNEDSEMIDRIGKYLMGTKAKFYTCHCTDVEPYKRLKAIMGDSIDYLSAGSEIEI, encoded by the coding sequence TTGAAAGAAAACAAAAAAGCCGAGGTATTTCTACATCGACTCGCTTTTGAAAAGCACTATGCTATTCGTCCAAATGATGAATTGGAATTTATCGGTCTTGATGAAGAACTGAATCAAAACAAACAAATTATTCTCACATCAGACCGTTTCTTTATTAACAGTGGAATCCAAGTATTCTCTAATATCGTCCAAAAAGAGCCACGCCCAAAATCAAACAGTGGTTTGCTCAAGGAATATAAGGGGCAAACGATAGCTGATATCTTTGCACATGAACAAAACCTCGTGGTAGAGGAAGACGGGAAAACCCTATTAGTAACAGGCTGCGCTCATAATGGTATCATAAATATACTTGAGCATTTTCACACGCTAAAAGGTAGAATGCCGGGCTATGTGATAGGTGGATTTCATCTTTCCAGCCGCTCAGGCGGAAACGAGGACTCTGAAATGATAGATAGAATTGGTAAATACCTAATGGGTACAAAAGCAAAGTTTTACACCTGCCATTGTACAGATGTCGAGCCTTATAAAAGGCTGAAAGCTATTATGGGTGATAGCATCGATTATCTGTCAGCAGGCAGTGAAATTGAAATCTAA
- a CDS encoding Spy/CpxP family protein refolding chaperone gives MKRKKLLIMAAVLVLVLGIAGGAFAAASNDSTLPGNDDQWKPPVLSVNPTDEQLNKLRELRTECFNETQNIRSELQKKVFELRNLYLDNNPDQDEIASKRAEIDELRSQLQDTREEYRRQMSEIFTQEQLDQLGQMRGCGGCLGVGCGMGFGGKGGRGPGCPWRAQSQSNTQ, from the coding sequence GTGAAGAGGAAGAAATTGCTTATTATGGCAGCTGTTTTGGTTCTGGTGCTGGGGATAGCGGGGGGAGCATTTGCGGCCGCTTCCAATGACAGTACGCTTCCCGGGAATGATGACCAGTGGAAACCGCCGGTATTGAGCGTAAACCCCACCGACGAACAGTTGAACAAACTGCGGGAACTCAGAACCGAGTGCTTCAACGAGACTCAGAATATCCGCAGCGAACTGCAGAAAAAGGTTTTCGAATTGAGGAACCTTTATCTTGACAACAATCCGGATCAGGATGAGATAGCGTCCAAGAGGGCCGAGATAGATGAGCTCCGCAGCCAGCTCCAGGATACCAGGGAAGAATACCGCCGGCAGATGAGCGAGATCTTCACCCAGGAGCAGCTCGACCAGCTTGGTCAAATGAGAGGATGCGGCGGCTGCCTGGGTGTGGGCTGCGGTATGGGCTTTGGAGGTAAAGGGGGACGTGGTCCCGGCTGCCCGTGGAGGGCACAATCACAGTCAAACACGCAATAG
- a CDS encoding iron-sulfur cluster assembly scaffold protein, producing the protein MIIYSEKVIEHFMCPQNAHSMPDADAEGSYGDPSCGDYLTVYLKVKDNRIEEISYLVFGCCASIATSSMTSVLAKGKTLEEAFNITEEDIIQALDGLPENKVHCSNLGVSALRSAIENYLNKNRTEDSYENSNSSR; encoded by the coding sequence TTGATCATATATTCAGAAAAAGTAATCGAGCATTTTATGTGTCCGCAAAATGCCCATAGTATGCCCGATGCAGATGCTGAAGGAAGCTACGGTGATCCTTCCTGCGGAGATTATCTGACCGTTTATTTAAAGGTGAAAGATAACCGCATAGAAGAAATCAGCTATCTTGTATTTGGTTGTTGTGCTTCAATTGCAACATCCAGTATGACATCGGTATTAGCAAAGGGTAAAACCTTAGAGGAAGCATTTAATATTACGGAAGAAGATATTATCCAGGCTTTAGATGGACTTCCTGAAAATAAGGTTCATTGCTCAAATTTAGGTGTGAGTGCGCTACGCAGCGCAATTGAGAATTATTTAAACAAAAATAGAACGGAGGATTCTTATGAAAATAGCAATTCCAGTAGATGA
- a CDS encoding NifB/NifX family molybdenum-iron cluster-binding protein: MKIAIPVDEKTLESNVCVSFGRTPYFLIYDVETKESIFIDNSAATSTGGAGIKAAQIIVDNKASALLTPRLGANAADVLKPAEIKIYKTATTSAKNNIDAFIDGKLPLLDEFHAGFHGHGGN; encoded by the coding sequence ATGAAAATAGCAATTCCAGTAGATGAGAAAACTTTGGAGTCGAATGTATGTGTATCCTTTGGACGTACTCCCTATTTTCTTATTTATGATGTAGAAACTAAGGAAAGTATATTTATTGACAACAGTGCGGCAACAAGCACAGGAGGTGCCGGGATTAAAGCTGCACAAATAATAGTAGATAACAAAGCAAGTGCTTTACTCACTCCCCGCTTAGGTGCAAATGCTGCTGACGTGCTAAAACCCGCTGAAATCAAAATCTATAAAACGGCAACTACTTCAGCCAAAAATAATATTGATGCTTTTATCGATGGGAAATTACCTTTGTTGGATGAATTTCATGCCGGATTTCACGGGCACGGGGGCAATTAA
- the rlmD gene encoding 23S rRNA (uracil(1939)-C(5))-methyltransferase RlmD → MRKKKEKTAVAITTITGYSHAGEGVGRYQGKPVFIPQAARGERVRFAITENKKDFARGVLLEVLEPVAWRERAHCPAYQNCGGCQLLHLNYEEQLYFKQERVTSALRRIGGLRGVSVKPVLGMDSPWHYRHTARFHVGQIVGRRAELGFYRFQSHTLEQIKACPLLPADFFPLLDAVARFLGGLEGAFRIQVRQVVLRKGRATGEFLVQLLADAFPKEIDRLHLNSLVAGFPHLKGIVISLLRQSQAGRGKAAEMVIHGRDYYTEEISGTSFRVPAGAFFQNNPSQTEVLVRTVSSFLDPQPQQTLLDLYCGVGLFAHSLAPGVKEVCGIEENEKAVSAAVENAAINGRKNVRFIRGKVETALPRLFRQGIRPDAVILDPPRQGSDRQTLAEICGMSPEKIVYVSCDPATLARDLALLVEWGYEVREVQPIDMFPHTHHVECVVLMSRIKD, encoded by the coding sequence TTGAGAAAAAAGAAAGAAAAAACAGCCGTTGCTATAACGACTATCACCGGTTACAGCCATGCCGGGGAGGGGGTGGGCAGATATCAGGGGAAGCCGGTCTTCATACCCCAGGCGGCCAGAGGGGAGAGGGTACGCTTTGCAATAACCGAAAATAAGAAGGATTTCGCAAGAGGAGTGCTTCTGGAAGTCCTTGAACCGGTTGCATGGAGGGAAAGGGCGCACTGCCCGGCATATCAGAACTGCGGTGGCTGCCAGCTGCTGCATCTCAATTACGAGGAACAGCTGTATTTCAAACAGGAGCGCGTCACCTCGGCCTTAAGGCGGATCGGCGGGTTAAGGGGTGTTTCCGTTAAGCCCGTCTTGGGAATGGATAGCCCCTGGCACTACCGCCATACGGCGCGTTTTCACGTCGGCCAGATCGTCGGCCGCAGGGCGGAACTGGGGTTTTACCGCTTCCAAAGCCACACCCTGGAGCAGATAAAAGCCTGTCCTCTGTTGCCAGCCGACTTCTTTCCTCTGCTGGACGCCGTTGCCCGCTTTTTAGGAGGTCTCGAAGGTGCTTTTAGGATTCAGGTCCGTCAGGTGGTGCTGCGCAAAGGGAGGGCGACGGGTGAATTCCTGGTGCAGCTGCTTGCCGACGCTTTTCCGAAAGAAATCGATCGGCTGCATCTGAACTCCCTGGTGGCCGGGTTTCCGCATTTAAAGGGGATTGTCATCAGCTTGCTCCGGCAGTCGCAAGCCGGGAGAGGAAAAGCGGCGGAGATGGTCATCCACGGTCGGGATTACTACACAGAGGAGATATCCGGCACCAGCTTTCGCGTACCGGCCGGAGCCTTCTTTCAGAACAACCCTTCCCAAACGGAAGTTCTGGTCAGAACTGTTTCCTCCTTTTTAGACCCGCAGCCGCAGCAAACCCTTCTCGACCTCTACTGCGGTGTGGGGCTTTTTGCACACTCACTTGCTCCCGGGGTGAAGGAAGTTTGCGGTATCGAAGAGAACGAGAAAGCTGTGTCCGCTGCCGTCGAAAATGCCGCCATCAATGGCCGTAAAAATGTCCGCTTTATCAGGGGGAAAGTGGAAACCGCTCTGCCGCGGCTCTTCCGGCAAGGCATCAGGCCCGATGCGGTGATCCTCGATCCACCCCGCCAGGGGAGTGACCGGCAGACCTTGGCCGAAATCTGCGGCATGTCTCCGGAGAAAATAGTGTATGTTTCCTGTGACCCCGCCACCCTGGCCAGGGATCTGGCCCTGTTAGTGGAGTGGGGCTACGAAGTCAGAGAGGTTCAGCCGATTGATATGTTTCCCCATACCCATCACGTTGAGTGCGTGGTATTGATGTCACGTATAAAAGATTGA
- a CDS encoding DUF5320 domain-containing protein, producing the protein MPRRDGTGPMGAGSMTGRGLGLCTGANAVKYGAGLGMGLGLGLACRRGFGRGFGRGFAFNHTSSKTQKELLNEQKTILQDRLEVIDKQLENL; encoded by the coding sequence ATGCCGAGAAGAGACGGAACCGGTCCAATGGGTGCGGGATCAATGACTGGAAGAGGATTAGGGCTTTGCACAGGTGCTAATGCAGTTAAGTACGGAGCTGGTCTCGGAATGGGATTAGGTCTTGGACTTGCTTGCAGACGTGGTTTCGGTCGTGGCTTTGGTAGAGGATTTGCATTTAACCATACCTCCTCAAAAACACAAAAAGAGCTGCTGAACGAACAGAAAACCATTTTGCAGGATCGACTCGAAGTTATTGATAAGCAATTGGAGAACCTATAA
- a CDS encoding nucleotide-binding protein, translating to MRIAVLSGKGGTGKTLVSVNLAAIAKASTYIDCDVEEPNGHLFFKPEGIQEEEISVKIPEVDHELCNGCRKCVDFCNFNALAYIKNKLIVFDDVCHSCGGCILVCPARALSEKAKVIGKIKKGVSGEVAVWTGVLNTGEATGIPIIKKLLEESSEVNKQTFIDCPPGSACIVMESIKDADYCILVAEPTLFGVHNLNMVYDLVKLFNKPFGVLLNKCLEGENPAEKFCLEKNIKILGRIPFDNELGTLNSNAEIAVNKNEEYRELFSSLLNNVTKEVQHETTTNP from the coding sequence ATGAGAATAGCTGTGCTAAGCGGCAAGGGCGGCACAGGAAAAACACTGGTATCGGTGAATTTAGCAGCGATAGCGAAAGCATCCACATATATAGACTGTGATGTAGAAGAGCCGAATGGACATCTGTTTTTTAAGCCTGAAGGAATTCAAGAAGAAGAAATATCAGTAAAGATTCCAGAAGTTGATCATGAGTTATGCAATGGATGTCGAAAGTGCGTTGATTTTTGCAACTTTAACGCCCTTGCCTATATTAAAAACAAACTGATTGTCTTTGACGATGTGTGCCACTCCTGCGGTGGCTGTATCTTGGTTTGTCCTGCAAGGGCACTATCAGAGAAAGCAAAGGTTATTGGCAAAATTAAAAAAGGTGTTTCTGGCGAAGTGGCGGTATGGACAGGAGTATTGAACACCGGTGAAGCTACGGGTATTCCTATCATAAAAAAGCTACTTGAGGAAAGTTCGGAAGTAAATAAGCAGACATTTATCGACTGTCCACCAGGAAGCGCTTGTATCGTGATGGAGAGCATCAAAGATGCGGACTATTGCATACTGGTGGCTGAGCCGACATTGTTTGGTGTTCATAACCTCAATATGGTATACGATCTGGTCAAGTTATTTAATAAGCCATTTGGGGTGCTTCTTAACAAATGTTTGGAAGGAGAAAATCCTGCTGAGAAGTTTTGCTTGGAAAAAAATATCAAGATTTTAGGCAGGATTCCATTTGACAATGAACTTGGAACCTTGAACTCAAATGCGGAAATCGCCGTTAATAAAAATGAGGAATACCGGGAATTGTTTTCTTCTCTGCTTAACAATGTGACAAAGGAGGTGCAGCATGAAACAACTACTAATCCTTAG
- a CDS encoding DUF134 domain-containing protein, translating into MARPMKWRKVCCLPESNRFGPLDSPADAENHVNMTVDEYETIRLIDLEGFTQEECAKQMNIARSTVQGIYIEARKKLAESLVNGKVLLIEGGEYRLCEGLGNGCGRGCHRHRRGGRFTVDEDRGG; encoded by the coding sequence ATGGCGAGACCGATGAAGTGGAGAAAAGTTTGCTGTTTGCCTGAAAGTAATAGATTTGGGCCTCTTGATTCACCTGCCGACGCAGAAAACCATGTAAATATGACTGTTGACGAATATGAAACCATAAGACTTATCGATTTGGAAGGCTTCACTCAAGAAGAGTGCGCCAAGCAAATGAATATTGCTCGTAGCACCGTTCAAGGCATTTATATCGAGGCCAGAAAAAAGCTGGCTGAATCTTTAGTAAATGGAAAGGTGCTTTTGATTGAGGGTGGCGAATACCGGCTTTGCGAAGGATTAGGGAATGGTTGTGGTCGTGGCTGTCATAGGCATAGGCGTGGAGGGCGCTTTACTGTTGATGAGGATAGAGGTGGTTGA
- a CDS encoding MBL fold metallo-hydrolase, with protein MVAKVMLIKTLVENTSISKDFGSEHGLSLYIETKKHKILFDVGASELFLQNAKKLNVNIADVDFLVISHGHYDHGGGAKNLFERKQKSRGISTSTRF; from the coding sequence GTGGTGGCTAAAGTCATGCTTATTAAAACGTTGGTTGAAAACACCTCGATATCAAAAGACTTTGGCAGCGAGCATGGCCTTAGCCTGTATATAGAAACAAAGAAACATAAAATATTGTTTGATGTGGGCGCAAGCGAGCTGTTTCTTCAAAATGCAAAAAAGCTTAATGTGAATATTGCTGATGTTGACTTTCTTGTGATTTCGCATGGACACTATGACCACGGCGGGGGGGCTAAAAACCTTTTTGAAAGAAAACAAAAAAGCCGAGGTATTTCTACATCGACTCGCTTTTGA
- a CDS encoding NifB/NifX family molybdenum-iron cluster-binding protein has product MKIAVASENGMVTEHFGHCESFMIFDTENNQIVKSETVANPGHKPGFLPNFLADRGVNVIISGGMGGGAVEIFNVRNVEVVVGASGDAKTAVENYLKGELKTTGSVCHEHQHHDECEN; this is encoded by the coding sequence ATGAAAATTGCAGTAGCGAGCGAAAATGGAATGGTGACAGAGCACTTTGGACATTGCGAGAGTTTTATGATTTTTGATACTGAAAACAATCAAATCGTCAAGAGCGAAACCGTTGCTAACCCCGGACATAAGCCTGGATTCTTGCCTAACTTTCTTGCCGATCGTGGTGTAAATGTCATTATCAGCGGTGGTATGGGCGGAGGTGCAGTCGAGATTTTTAATGTAAGGAACGTTGAAGTTGTTGTAGGAGCTTCTGGCGACGCGAAAACTGCTGTAGAAAATTATCTGAAGGGTGAGCTTAAGACAACAGGTTCCGTCTGCCATGAACATCAGCATCACGATGAATGTGAAAATTGA
- a CDS encoding ATP-binding protein produces the protein MKQLLILSGKGGTGKTTIASAFIKLADAKAYADCDVDAPNLHLITGWSVKPAKKDYYGLPKAVIDPELCIKCDQCRQNCRFDAISIDEKYKVDHFACEGCGVCEYVCPVEAITMKPAVAGELMLYSDGEKVFSTAQLKMGSGTSGMLVTEVKKQMKAAAADAELAIIDGSPGIGCPVIASLSGVDMVLIVAEPSISGISDMERIINTAAKFGTKTAVCINKYDTSIENTEKIERFCKKQGLPFIGRIPFDSNAVKAINNGQTVVDIDCISGTAVKEVYHKTMNLLFEKGGG, from the coding sequence ATGAAACAACTACTAATCCTTAGTGGTAAAGGCGGCACCGGAAAAACGACAATAGCAAGTGCGTTTATAAAGCTTGCTGATGCCAAAGCATATGCGGATTGTGATGTAGATGCGCCTAACCTGCACCTCATTACCGGATGGAGTGTTAAACCTGCAAAAAAAGATTATTATGGGCTACCAAAAGCAGTGATAGATCCGGAACTTTGCATTAAATGCGATCAGTGTAGGCAAAACTGCCGATTTGATGCTATTTCAATAGATGAAAAATACAAAGTGGATCATTTCGCATGTGAAGGCTGCGGCGTTTGTGAGTATGTTTGTCCTGTGGAAGCGATAACTATGAAACCGGCAGTGGCCGGGGAATTGATGCTGTATTCTGATGGAGAAAAAGTTTTTTCAACAGCGCAACTAAAAATGGGCAGTGGTACCTCCGGAATGCTTGTAACTGAGGTGAAAAAGCAAATGAAGGCTGCGGCAGCCGATGCGGAACTTGCCATTATTGATGGATCTCCCGGAATAGGCTGTCCTGTCATCGCATCACTTAGTGGTGTGGATATGGTTTTGATAGTCGCAGAACCTTCTATATCAGGTATCAGCGATATGGAGCGCATTATAAATACAGCAGCGAAATTCGGGACGAAGACAGCGGTATGTATCAACAAATATGATACCAGCATTGAAAACACAGAAAAGATTGAACGGTTTTGTAAAAAACAAGGGCTGCCTTTTATCGGTAGGATACCTTTCGACTCCAATGCCGTGAAAGCGATTAATAATGGTCAAACCGTTGTAGATATAGACTGCATATCGGGGACGGCGGTTAAAGAGGTTTATCACAAAACAATGAATCTACTCTTTGAAAAAGGTGGTGGCTAA
- a CDS encoding nucleotidyltransferase substrate binding protein, with amino-acid sequence MNIERLREKREAYRKAVLRLKEALDEDSSNPLLYDGVIQRFEFTYELAWKLMKAYLEYEGIAEVSSPRAAFKEAFAAGLIFEGDVWIDMIGDRNLAAHTYNEEMAKEIYGRIKEKYFKQFVAFGARMAEVTK; translated from the coding sequence GTGAATATCGAAAGGTTAAGAGAGAAGAGGGAGGCATACAGGAAAGCTGTATTACGGCTCAAAGAGGCTTTGGATGAGGATAGCTCCAATCCTTTGCTTTATGACGGAGTGATTCAGCGCTTTGAATTTACTTATGAATTGGCTTGGAAGTTGATGAAGGCTTATCTTGAATATGAAGGTATTGCGGAGGTTAGTTCGCCGCGGGCGGCTTTTAAAGAAGCATTCGCAGCGGGGTTGATCTTTGAGGGAGATGTCTGGATTGATATGATAGGCGATCGTAATTTGGCGGCCCATACATATAACGAAGAGATGGCAAAGGAAATTTACGGCAGGATTAAAGAGAAGTATTTTAAACAGTTCGTTGCTTTTGGCGCCAGGATGGCGGAGGTGACCAAATGA